TCGGGCCGTTCGGCGTTGCACCGGCCCATCGCGGCGGCCCGCTGGGACCGGCGCTGCTCGAGATCGCGCTCTGCGGTCTGCGCGCGCGGGGCTATCGTCGCGGACTGGTCGCCGCCGCCTCCGACGAATTGGTTCCGTACTACGAACGCTACGGGGCCCGCGTCGTCGAGCGCTACGACGTGCGTGACTTCACGCCGCGGCCGGTACGCACGGTCGTGCTTGCGTCGGGGAGCGGCACGAATTTCCAAGCGGTGATCGATCGCGTTACCGACGGGCTGCCGCTCGAACTGGCCGCGCTCGTCGCCAATAAGGCCGATGCGTTCGCGATCACGCGTGCACGGCACGCCGGCATTCCCGCGATCGTGTTGCCCTGGCAGCGCGAGAGCGTCTCGCGCGAGGAGTACGACGCCGAGTTGTACGATGTCGTCGCGCAACTCGAACCGGAGCTGGTGCTGCTGCTCGGCTGGATGCATCTGCTGGAGCGGGCGTTCGTGGGTGCGTTCCCGCAGATGCTCAACGTGCATCCCGCGTTCTTACCGCTCGATCCGGCGAGCGATCGCGTCACGCTGTCCGACCGCACGACGATGCCCGCGTTTCGCGGACCGCACGCCGTGCGCGATGCGCTGGCGGCCGGCAGCACGTGGGTTGGTGCGAGCGTGCACGAGGTGACGATGCAAACCGACCGCGGGCGCGTGCTCGCGCGCAAACCGCTGCGCGTCGTCGCGGGAGAGGACGAAGGCGCTGTGCTGACGCGGCTGCATCCGATCGAACACAAAGTGGTCGCTACGGCGATCAGGCGCTGGCTCTTCGAGCGCTGACCAAAGGAGAAAAATGAACGGCGAAGTCATCTTGAAACGATTTGATCACCCCGACACCGTGATCGTGTTCGAAAAAGGAAAATTCGAGATCGTCCTCGTCGACGAGATGACGATCGGCCGCGCAACCTACGAGCCGGGATGGAAGTGGTCCGAGCACGTCGGACGCGATCTCGGGCAACGCAGTTGCGCGGTGGAGCATATCGGCATGGTCGTTTCGGGCAGCGCGACCGCGGCGATGGACGACGGTCGCGTCATCGAGATGCGGGCGGGCGATATCTTCTATATTCCGCCTGGCCACGACAGTTGGGTCGTCGGCGATCAGCCGTACGTCTCCCTGCATTTCATGGGTGCGGAGGAGTACGCGCGGCACGAATCGGTCGAGCGCTAGGCAGATGCGGCGCTGCGAAGTGGGTAGATACGGATATTATGAAACGAGAACTTACCGCGAGCCTGCTCGCCGCAGCGTTTGCGGCCGCCCTGGCGGCTCCGGCAATCGCGCAACAGCAGCCGGTGCAGCAGACCCAACAAACGACGACGACCACCACCACGACCACGCTGGGACCGAACGGTCAATACGGCGATCCGGTCTGCGGTGATTGGGCAGGCGGCGTGTGGACGCCGAACGGGCATTGCCCCGGCTACACGGTTGGACCTCGTCGCGCGCGAATCGCCGGAACGATTACGGCCGTACGCGGCCACCTCGTAACCGTGCAACTGGCGGATCGCACGCTGGTGATCAATGACCAACCCGCGCTCAACCGCGAAACCAGCGGCCGCGTGGCGGTGGGACGACAGATCATAGCCTATGGCTACTGGCGTGACGGAAACTTTTACGCCACGGCTCTGGAATAGTACCTATCCTTCATTCCGCCCGGAGGAGGGCCCGGCGTGCTGCTTCGCCGGGCTCTCTTTTTCTCAAATCGCCGTAGAATGCGGGCATGCACGCAGCACTCTTGATGGCGGCGCTGCTTGGCCTTCACGCCAAGCCCTGCAGCGAAGGAAGAACACATGTTCCCGCGCTGTGCGGGACCTTCGGCGTCTACGAGAACCGCGCCACGCAGAGCGGACGTGTAATTCCGATCGCGTTCGTCTTGCTGAAAGCTCGGCACCCGAGCGGCCACGTCATTTACTGGAACCCAGGCGGCCCGGGCGCGCCGGCGATTCCCGCGGCGCCGGCCATGCCACGGAAACCAGCTGCACCGACCGATTGAAAATTGCATTTGTGCTGGCCCGCTCGGCAAAAGGCCTCGACGTCAACGGCTGCAGCAACGCCTACAAACGGCCCGCGTTCGCAACGTCGATGAAAGGCTGGTGAAATGAGCGACCGGCGACGATTGGGCTGTTACGGCGTCCAAACGTACTTCCCGTTTCGCTCGACTAGTCGGTCTTTGGATCCCGGCCAAAGCTTCCACTGAATCGTCGCAACCGCCACCGGTCTCACCTCGCTACGGTTGTGCATGAATTCAGCCTTGAGGTTGAATTCGCCGGGTATCCCGACGACCTTGATCCAAACTTGTTGACCGGCTGGAACCCACTCCGTGTAGTTCCGGCACGGCACATCGAGTTTGCAGTGCGCGTTGTTCAGCGTGACCCACGCACCGAGATGCGTCTGGTTCGTGACACCGTACGCATATTGAACGCCGCTATTCTGCGCCACGCCGGCAGCCGGCAGAAGTCCCAGGCCGAAGAGGATCGATGCGAACGTAAAAAGAGCTGCTCGTGCGTACATGAGAGTCTCCTCAGGTCTTTGCTACCCTCCTCGAGGGAGAAAACCCTGGCAATTAGCCGGTCAGAACGACGATCTTACCGCCGGCCATGTTTGAGTCCATCAGCCGGTGCGCTTCGACGATCTCGTCAATGTGAAAGACCTTGCCGATCGTTACGGATAACGCTCCGGCAGCAACGTCATCGACGAGTTGCTGCAGCGGCATCGTCATGAACTGCGGGTCGCCTAGATACGCCGTAAGGTAGACTGCCGTCGGGATCGAGCTCTCCGGCAAAAAGCCCTGCATCGAGAACCGACCGTCGACGATCCCCGTCTTACAGACGATGCCGCCTGTCTTGACACATTGCAACGAGTCGTCCAGAGTCGTCACGCCGACCAGTTCGAGCACCTTATCGACGCCGCCGTTCGTCCGCGCTTTGACCTCCGGTGCGATTCTGCCGTTGTCTACGAACACGTCCGTCGCGCCGCTATCGAGCAAGAGTTGTCTCCGACCGGCGTTGCGCGTCGTCGCATAGACGGTCACACCACGACGGCTCGCGAGTGCCGTCGCGGCTAATCCAACCGAGGTGGTGCCGCCACGTACGAGCAGTGACTCGCCTTCTTTCAGTTGGAGCGCCTCGTAGAGCGAACCCCACGCGGTCTGCAGCATCTCGGGAAGCGCTCCGAGCGTCTCCCAGGGTAAATTGGTCACCACGCTGCGTACGTGATCGGCCGGGACGAGCGTGTATTCGGCGTAACCACCGTCGAAGGCATGGCCCATGCCGCCCATTGCGGTCGCAACGGTTGCTCCCACCGCGAATTCCCCTCCCGGCGCCGACTCGACGATACCGACCGCTTCGAGGCCGAGAACGATCGGAAAGCGCACGTCGGGTAAGAGCCCTTGTCGCGCGAACATATCGTGACGATTGAGGCCGAATGCCTTGACGCGAATCAGCACTTTGCCCGGTACGGCCGCCGGCATTGGAACGTTCTCGACCTTGAGAACGTCGGGACCGCCCGGCTCGTGTAGCACCACGGCCTTCATCGTGCTTGCATCCAGACGTCGAAGGCCTCGTTCGACGTATCCCAATCACCGCGGCCGGCCGGCGTGAGATCGAGAAGAGCGTACACCGGCGTAAGCAGATCGATTCCTTGCCCGCGATGCTCCAGTATCGGGTGTGCGGTGTAAACGTGACGAACGCAATCGCCTTCCTTTTCGAAGACCACGATCGTCGAATCGGGGTTGCCCTCGGCATCCTCAGCGGCGATGTCTCGCGCGAAGGCCGGTCCATCGTCTGAGATGAAGCGAAGGCGATGCCACTCGCGGTGCGCTGCCCACTCTTGGAGCCGGTCGAACGGTGCCCGCGAGGCGATGACGAAGTTCGCCCGCTGCCTGACGTGCGGCGCGATGCCGTTGAATCCGTCGATCCACATCGAGCAACTCGGGCAGAACGAATCGTCCTGCACCCAATACATCAAGTGGTAGAGAATCAAGTGCGGCTTGCCGGCGGCAAACAGCTCAGATAAGCGGACTGGCGCGCCGTTCTCGATGAAGGTATATTCGGGGAGAACCGGGCCGGGCGGCAGGTCACGACGCATTGCCGCGACCGCTTCGATGCGATCGCGCAAGTCGATCTCCATCGCGCGCAACTGCGCGATTTCAGTTCGTTCCGTACCAATCACCGCGGCCGGACGGCGTGAGGTCGAACAGATGCCAGACCGGACAGAGCAAGTCGATGCCGCGTTCGCGATCGTCGAGCATCGGATGCGCGGTATAAAAGTGACGCACCTGATCGCCGTCTTTCGTGAACACCGCGACGGTCGAATCGGGCCGGCCGTCTGCATCTTCGGCGTCGATGTCGCGCGCAAACGCCGGTCCATCGTCGGAGAGGAGGCGCAGACGATTCCATCCGCGATGCGTGGCCCAAGTCTGCAGTTTGTCGAACGGCGCGCGGGTGGCGACGACAAAGTTCGCCCGCTGGGTGACGTGCGGCGCGATGCCGTTGAGACCGTCGAGCCAGAGCGAACACATCGGGCAGAATTCATCATCGTCGGCCCAGTACATCAGGTGGTAGACGATCAGCTCCGATTTGTCGCCTTCGAAGAGCTCGGCGAGGTGAACGCGATTACCGTGTTCGGTGAACGTGTAATCCGGCACGACCGGCCCGGGCGGCAAGCTTCGGCGCATTGCCGCCACAGCTTCGATCCGGTCGCGCAGATCGATCTCCGCATCACGCAGGCGGTCGCGCGCCGCGCGGTACGCTTCGTCGGTTCCGGGCATCAGCAGGCTTGAATCGGCCATAGCACTTCCTTTGTCGTCGTCATCGGGCGATGTCGTATCTGAGGTACACGAGGCTGTCGCCTATGTTGCGGGTTTCAACGAGGCGAAGTGATGTCGTGTCACTCGTCGCGCCAAACAAACGCTCGCCCACGCCGATCACGAAGGGGTAGATCGTCAGTCGCAACTCGTCGACGAGATCGTGTTTCAGCAACGCGTGCACGAGCTGGGAGCTTGCGTAGAGAACGATTTCCCCCTCTCTGCTTTGCTTCAGTTTCGAAACCTGGCTCACCACGTCGCCCTTTAGGACGGTCGAGTTATTCCAACGGGGATCTTCCATGGTCGACGACACAACGTATTTGGGAAGGGTGGCCAACCGATCCGCGAACTCGCCGCTCCGGGATGTCCACTTCTTGGCGAACCACTCATAGGACCGCCGGCCAAATAACAGAGCCTCGGCGTGACGGGCTTCATCATACGCGATCTTACCCCACGCCTCGATGTTCTTTTCCCCGACTCGGCCAAACCAGCCACCGCCGTCGAGACCCTCCTCGCCGGTGGGGTCCTGGACGATTCCATCGAGCGTGACATTCTCACTGACCACGATCTTGCCCATCGCTGGTCATCTCCTCTCGAACGCGCGACGGGCGATCGCGTAGCTAAAGTACAACACTCCGGCTCCCGCGCCGGAACCAAGCCACGGCAACAGCGTTTCCTCTACGGGGATCCCGAAGATGTGCGCGAGTATCATTTCGCGTCACTGAGAAGAGCGCTCGCGTTATCGAGGACCTCTCCCCACCTCGGGTCCGGCTCGGCCTCGTAATTGTCGTGCCAGTTCCACCACTCGTACGGCTCGGTCTGGGGATACCCTTCGGGAGAATCTTCCCACGTTTCCTGACGTCCGAGCGCCGTCGCGTCGAGATAGCTCCAGGTGCTCCCCATCGCTTCGTCGCCGCGGCTGTTGATGAAGTAGGTGCGGAAGATACGGTCACCGTCGCGGAAGAAAACATTGGTACCGTGCCATTCGTCGACGCCGAAATCCTTATCGAAGCTGTCGACGATGGTGTACCACGGCATCTTCCATTCCATCCGCGCCTTGAGGCGCGCGATGTCGGGTTGCGGTGCTCGCGAGACGTAGGCGAGCGTGGTATCGCGCGCATTCAGATGGGCGAGATGTGCGACCTGGTCGGCGCCGAACGAACAACCGCGACATGCATGGTCGGGCCATCCGAAGACGCCGGGTTCGAAGAACGCGCGGTAGACGATCAACTGACGGCGCCCTTCGAAGAGGTCGAGCAGACTGACCGTACCATTCGGTCCTTCGAAGGTGTAGGTCTTTTCGATCGCCGTCCACGGCATGCGCCGGCGCTCGGCAGCGAGCGCGTCGCGTGCGCGCGTCAACGCTTTCTCTTTCACGAGCAGGTCGCGGCGCGCCGCTTCCCACTCTTGCGGTGAGACGGTCGGCGGGGTGTTCATGCCAGGGCCTCACTTTGCACGAGCAGCGCGGCATTCTGCCGTTCGAGCGCTTTTACCGCACCGCCGCGCCAGCTCTCCGCCAGCATCGCCGAGAACGGATCGGGAAAAATCTCTTCCTCCCCGCGCTCGACGCCGTCGATGATGTTTCGTGCGACCGTCTGCGGAGATTCTTTCGGAATGTCGAGCGCGCGCACCATGTCGGTGTCGACGGGGCCGGGAAGAACGATATGCACGCTCACGCCGTACGCGGCGAGAAGAGCGCGGACCGATTGCGAGAGCGAGAACGCGGCCGCCTTCGACAGCGAGTATGACGGAAGGATCGGCACTGCGGCCAGCGCCCCGATCGATACGATATTGACGATCGCGCCGCGCGAACGCTCGAGAAGCGGGAGGAACGTCTTCGTCATATAGTAGGTGCCGAAGACATTGACTTCGAGATGGCGATCGAGCGACGCACGGTCGCTCAAGTCGTCGGGAAGCGAGATGCCGGCGTTGTTGATCAGGACGTCGAGCGAATCCACCTGCTCGAAGGCTTGCTGAATCTGTGCTTCGTTGGTCACGTCGATCGCGAGCGGGATCACGCGCACGTCGTCGTGCGTGAATGATTGGCGGGTTGCGGCGTAGACGCGCTTGGCGCCTCGCGCCAGCGCCTCATTCACCAGCGCCAGGCCGATGCCGCGATTTGCGCCCGTTACCAGGACGGTTTTGTTTGCGATAGTCATCTGGTATGAGCTCCTTTCGCCCTCAGTATCGCCGCATGCGGAAGGCCGGACCAGAGACACTCGAACAGCTTATGCGAACATTTGGAGCGCGGCCGAGACCGCTTCCTCGAATGGCCGCTTGCGGCCGGCGGTGAGTTCGGCGTCGAGCACGTCATCCGGTAGGCTGCGCCGCAGGTGCTCGAGCAAGCGCTCCATGACAGCATTGTGGAACCGGAACGTCGCGGGCGGCTCCATCGCGCCGCGCGAGCGTGCGCCTTGTACGGCGCCGATGATCCTGGCCGCGTCGAGCGGGCGATCGCTGCCCAGCGCGGCTTGCGCCGCGGCAAGCTGTGCGCCGAAGAGCATGGCCGGTCCGCAGCGCGCTTCCGACAGCGCCTCGCGCGCATCGCGAAACGCCGTTTCCGTGTGACCTGCAGCGACGGCCGCCGAGGCTGCGAGCGCGAGCGCCCAGCCGGCGAGGTTCGCACCGACGCCCGAAGCTCGCAGCTGCTCGGCGGCTTCGCGCGCGCTCGTTTGGGCAAGCGCGAAGTCTCCGACGTCGAGCGCGAGCGCACAACGCGCGATATAAATGAGGCCGCCGGTCAACATGCCCGGCGTCGCACCGTCGAGCTCCCAAGCTTCGTCGAGCAACGCGCGCCGCGCCGCGACGTCGCTTGGATCGACCGTATGCGATCGGACGACGAGCGCCCACGCGGGCGCGCTCTTGCGCGGCTCGTCGCGCAACTTGCGCACGGCCTCTTCGGCCGCGCGGTCGGCTTCCTCGCATCGCTGCACGCATGCCAACGCCCACGCAACGAAGGCGAGAACGCGGGCCGCAGCAATCTGCATATCCGGACGGTCGCCGGCTCGAGCGGCGGCGCGAAACAATTCCACCGCGCGGTTTCCGGCTGCGACCGCGCGCTCATCCTGACTTGCAAAGACGAAACAACGGCAGAGCGCAAAGTGGAGCCATCCCTCGAGTTCGCGCGCTCCGGCGGGCGCGATTGCTTCGAGCGCGGCTTCGCACCAACTCGCGCTCTCGGTCCAGCGCGCGAGCAACTCCAACACTTGCGACTGCAGCGCAACCAGCGTCGCGCCGACCACGATGTCATTGCGATCGACGAGCGACCACTGCAAGGCGGCGTGGAAGTTTTCCAATTCCGGCTCGATGGATGCCAGCCACGGCGTCGCGGCGGGCCGGCCGTAGGCCGTATCGGCCGTTTTTGCCAGCGCGCAATAGTACTCGGCGTGCGCGCGGGCCGCGCGTGCCTGCTCGCCGTGCGCAGCGAGTTGTTCGCGAACGTAGGCGCGCGTGGTTGCCAGCAGATCGTACCGCGTATCTTCGACGCGCGTGTCCGCGGTGACGAGCGATTTCTCGACCAGGGAGAGGAGCGTCGGCAAGATCTTGACTTGGTCGACGATGCCGTCGCACAATGCTTCGGCGGCATCCAGCGTGCAGCCGCCGGCAAAGACCGCGAGGTGATTCAACACGCGTCGCTCGGTCTCGTCGAGTAACCCGTAGCTCCAATCGAGAAGACTGCGCAGCGTTTGGTGGCGCGGCGGGGCGGCCAGACCGCCGGCGCTCGGAAGCTCATTGTGCCGTTCGAGCGCGCGCACGAGCATGTCGGGACTCACGGCGCCGGCGTGCGCGGCGGCTAGCTCGATCGCGAGCGGAAGGCCGTCGAGCCGGCGACACAGTCGTTCGATCGGGATCATGCGAGCATCGTTGCGATCGATCTGTGCATACTCGGGCGCCACATCGCTCGCGCGATCCAAGAACAGCCGGATCGCCGGCGTTGCGTCGGCGTGCGGGTGCGCCAGGGTCCGCAGACGCACGACGACTTCGCCGGCAAGCCGCAGCGGCTCGCGGCTCGTCGCGAGAATGCGCACGTTCGGGCAACGTTCGAGCAGCGATTTTGCAACCGCAGCGGCGGCGACGAGCACGTGCTCGCAATTGTCGAGAATAACCAAGAGGTTCTTGCCGACGAGCGCGCCGATCCAGGCATCACCCGACGCCGTCATCTGTTGTGAAACGCCAAGCGTCGCGGCGATGCTCCAGTCGACGGAAGCGGGGTTGTCCAAATCGCCCAACTCGGCGAGCCAGACGCCGTCGCGGAAATTGTCGAAGAGATTGCGGGCCGCTTCCAACGCGAGCCGGGTCTTGCCGACGCCGCCGACGCCGCAAATCGTGACGAGACGACGCTCGGCGATGTGTTTGAGCACGTGGTCGCGTTCTTGCTCGCGACCGAGAAAGCTCGTCAAGGCCAGCGGCAGATTGTGGCGATCCCGGGCGCCGTCGCTTTCGACGTGCTCGCTGCGGCGCCGCGCACGCGGCGGCCGCGCGGCCGATTCTTCGAGCCGTTTACGGTCGGACTCGGAGAGGCCGAGCGCCGACGAAAGCAAGGCGATCGTCTCGCGGCGCGGGGCCGTGCGCGTTCCGCGTTCGAGGACGCTGATGCCGCCGGCGCTCATCCGCGCCAATTCGGCCAGGTCGTCCTGCGTGAGCCCGGCAGCAACGCGAAAGTCGCGCAAGAGCCGGCCGAACGGAACGGAATCGCTCATGTTCGCTTTTTCGAGGGTCACGACGTTCGCACCGCTCGTCGTGATGATCTATTGGTCGGTGGTCGGCGATTTGTCATCCTGAGCGTAGTGAGCGCAGCGAACGTAGTCGAAGGATCGAGGTAATGCCCGTCCCTCGACTACGCTTCGCTACGAAGGGGTGCGCGCTACGCTCGGGATGACAAGGCTAAAGTCGCGCGGCTTCGCTCGCGCTCGTGAGCAGAGGCGCCAGTAGGGCGCGGAGTTTTTCGGGTTCGGCGAGGAACGCATCGTGGCCGTGATCGCTGTGTAGTTCCAGGTAGCGTGCGCCGAGACGTTGCGCGGCGGCGCGAACGTCTTGCGGACGGAAGAGCCAATCGGACGAGATGCCGACGAAGGTGACGTCGGGCCCGGGCGGCAGCGTGCGATCGCGCACGTCGAAGCTGTCCATCGCGTGCGTGAGCGCGACGTACGCCGCCGGATCCATCCGCGCGATGAGTTTGTCGCCCTGATGATCGAGGTAGCCTTCGACATCGAAGCGTGCGGGGTCGCGCCGGTCGGGTTTGCGGCCGTACCGCTGCGTGAAGAGCTCTTCGCTCTTGTAGGTGAGCATCGCGATCTTACGCGCGAGCGCAAGCCCGCGCACCGGATCGAGCGCGATCGCATCGCGCTGCACGGCGTTGAGCGCGATGCCCATCGCCGAGTGATGATCGTGCGCGCCGACCACGATCGCCCGTTCGACGCGCTGCGGCGCATCGAGCGCCCACTGCAGCGCCTGCATGCCGCCCAGCGAACCGCCGATCACGACCGCCAGCCGTTCGATTTCGAGCGCGTCGAAGATACGCTGGTGCGTCTGGACGATGTCACGCACGGTAGTACGGCGAGGAGCGAGCGCGTTGATGCCGATGATGGCGTAGCGGTTGCGGGAGAAGAACGATTCGTCTCCTCCCGCAATTCCGGGCCACCATTCGGCGACGCGGCTATTCCCCGTCAGCGCGTGCGGCGCGAAGACGGCGTTGCTCTTGTCCGCGTTGAGCTCGCCGTCGATCGTGACGCGAAAGCGCAGGTCCCCAACGGGAACCTCCAGCTCGCGCACGGCTACGACGCGAGCGCCTGGTCGAGGTCGGCGATGATGTCGCGCTTGTCTTCGATGCCGACCGAGAGCCGAATCGTGGACTCGTCGACCCCGCTCTGCAAACGCTCCTCGGGCGTGAGCTGCTGATGCGTGGTGCTGGCGGGATGAATCACCAGCGACTTCGCATCGCCCACGTTAGCGAGCAGGGAGAAGAGCTTGAGCCG
The DNA window shown above is from Candidatus Baltobacteraceae bacterium and carries:
- a CDS encoding GNAT family N-acetyltransferase, which encodes MINLVVDLDERFASDADARERAARAGYALGAASEATLAWIDEIFGGVWSTEVAMAGSAVATKDDEPVGFAAFDPQGLRFAWLRGIAREPGVGIFGPFGVAPAHRGGPLGPALLEIALCGLRARGYRRGLVAAASDELVPYYERYGARVVERYDVRDFTPRPVRTVVLASGSGTNFQAVIDRVTDGLPLELAALVANKADAFAITRARHAGIPAIVLPWQRESVSREEYDAELYDVVAQLEPELVLLLGWMHLLERAFVGAFPQMLNVHPAFLPLDPASDRVTLSDRTTMPAFRGPHAVRDALAAGSTWVGASVHEVTMQTDRGRVLARKPLRVVAGEDEGAVLTRLHPIEHKVVATAIRRWLFER
- a CDS encoding cupin domain-containing protein; amino-acid sequence: MKRFDHPDTVIVFEKGKFEIVLVDEMTIGRATYEPGWKWSEHVGRDLGQRSCAVEHIGMVVSGSATAAMDDGRVIEMRAGDIFYIPPGHDSWVVGDQPYVSLHFMGAEEYARHESVER
- a CDS encoding zinc-binding dehydrogenase, with amino-acid sequence MKAVVLHEPGGPDVLKVENVPMPAAVPGKVLIRVKAFGLNRHDMFARQGLLPDVRFPIVLGLEAVGIVESAPGGEFAVGATVATAMGGMGHAFDGGYAEYTLVPADHVRSVVTNLPWETLGALPEMLQTAWGSLYEALQLKEGESLLVRGGTTSVGLAATALASRRGVTVYATTRNAGRRQLLLDSGATDVFVDNGRIAPEVKARTNGGVDKVLELVGVTTLDDSLQCVKTGGIVCKTGIVDGRFSMQGFLPESSIPTAVYLTAYLGDPQFMTMPLQQLVDDVAAGALSVTIGKVFHIDEIVEAHRLMDSNMAGGKIVVLTG
- a CDS encoding DUF899 family protein codes for the protein MIGTERTEIAQLRAMEIDLRDRIEAVAAMRRDLPPGPVLPEYTFIENGAPVRLSELFAAGKPHLILYHLMYWVQDDSFCPSCSMWIDGFNGIAPHVRQRANFVIASRAPFDRLQEWAAHREWHRLRFISDDGPAFARDIAAEDAEGNPDSTIVVFEKEGDCVRHVYTAHPILEHRGQGIDLLTPVYALLDLTPAGRGDWDTSNEAFDVWMQAR
- a CDS encoding DUF899 family protein, with protein sequence MADSSLLMPGTDEAYRAARDRLRDAEIDLRDRIEAVAAMRRSLPPGPVVPDYTFTEHGNRVHLAELFEGDKSELIVYHLMYWADDDEFCPMCSLWLDGLNGIAPHVTQRANFVVATRAPFDKLQTWATHRGWNRLRLLSDDGPAFARDIDAEDADGRPDSTVAVFTKDGDQVRHFYTAHPMLDDRERGIDLLCPVWHLFDLTPSGRGDWYGTN
- a CDS encoding dihydrofolate reductase family protein — protein: MGKIVVSENVTLDGIVQDPTGEEGLDGGGWFGRVGEKNIEAWGKIAYDEARHAEALLFGRRSYEWFAKKWTSRSGEFADRLATLPKYVVSSTMEDPRWNNSTVLKGDVVSQVSKLKQSREGEIVLYASSQLVHALLKHDLVDELRLTIYPFVIGVGERLFGATSDTTSLRLVETRNIGDSLVYLRYDIAR
- a CDS encoding DUF899 domain-containing protein, which produces MNTPPTVSPQEWEAARRDLLVKEKALTRARDALAAERRRMPWTAIEKTYTFEGPNGTVSLLDLFEGRRQLIVYRAFFEPGVFGWPDHACRGCSFGADQVAHLAHLNARDTTLAYVSRAPQPDIARLKARMEWKMPWYTIVDSFDKDFGVDEWHGTNVFFRDGDRIFRTYFINSRGDEAMGSTWSYLDATALGRQETWEDSPEGYPQTEPYEWWNWHDNYEAEPDPRWGEVLDNASALLSDAK
- a CDS encoding SDR family NAD(P)-dependent oxidoreductase; translation: MTIANKTVLVTGANRGIGLALVNEALARGAKRVYAATRQSFTHDDVRVIPLAIDVTNEAQIQQAFEQVDSLDVLINNAGISLPDDLSDRASLDRHLEVNVFGTYYMTKTFLPLLERSRGAIVNIVSIGALAAVPILPSYSLSKAAAFSLSQSVRALLAAYGVSVHIVLPGPVDTDMVRALDIPKESPQTVARNIIDGVERGEEEIFPDPFSAMLAESWRGGAVKALERQNAALLVQSEALA
- a CDS encoding helix-turn-helix domain-containing protein, giving the protein MSDSVPFGRLLRDFRVAAGLTQDDLAELARMSAGGISVLERGTRTAPRRETIALLSSALGLSESDRKRLEESAARPPRARRRSEHVESDGARDRHNLPLALTSFLGREQERDHVLKHIAERRLVTICGVGGVGKTRLALEAARNLFDNFRDGVWLAELGDLDNPASVDWSIAATLGVSQQMTASGDAWIGALVGKNLLVILDNCEHVLVAAAAVAKSLLERCPNVRILATSREPLRLAGEVVVRLRTLAHPHADATPAIRLFLDRASDVAPEYAQIDRNDARMIPIERLCRRLDGLPLAIELAAAHAGAVSPDMLVRALERHNELPSAGGLAAPPRHQTLRSLLDWSYGLLDETERRVLNHLAVFAGGCTLDAAEALCDGIVDQVKILPTLLSLVEKSLVTADTRVEDTRYDLLATTRAYVREQLAAHGEQARAARAHAEYYCALAKTADTAYGRPAATPWLASIEPELENFHAALQWSLVDRNDIVVGATLVALQSQVLELLARWTESASWCEAALEAIAPAGARELEGWLHFALCRCFVFASQDERAVAAGNRAVELFRAAARAGDRPDMQIAAARVLAFVAWALACVQRCEEADRAAEEAVRKLRDEPRKSAPAWALVVRSHTVDPSDVAARRALLDEAWELDGATPGMLTGGLIYIARCALALDVGDFALAQTSAREAAEQLRASGVGANLAGWALALAASAAVAAGHTETAFRDAREALSEARCGPAMLFGAQLAAAQAALGSDRPLDAARIIGAVQGARSRGAMEPPATFRFHNAVMERLLEHLRRSLPDDVLDAELTAGRKRPFEEAVSAALQMFA
- a CDS encoding alpha/beta fold hydrolase; the protein is MRELEVPVGDLRFRVTIDGELNADKSNAVFAPHALTGNSRVAEWWPGIAGGDESFFSRNRYAIIGINALAPRRTTVRDIVQTHQRIFDALEIERLAVVIGGSLGGMQALQWALDAPQRVERAIVVGAHDHHSAMGIALNAVQRDAIALDPVRGLALARKIAMLTYKSEELFTQRYGRKPDRRDPARFDVEGYLDHQGDKLIARMDPAAYVALTHAMDSFDVRDRTLPPGPDVTFVGISSDWLFRPQDVRAAAQRLGARYLELHSDHGHDAFLAEPEKLRALLAPLLTSASEAARL